From Paenibacillus polymyxa, the proteins below share one genomic window:
- a CDS encoding ABC transporter permease, with protein MKFQEIIRVSLNSLRTNMLRSLLTMVGIIIGVAAVIAIVAIGKGSTATITSQINSMGNNLLMIYPYAPYDGSSSMSFNQTKGISLEDIEALEQQKAVAEVAPSAMTSADITWSRNKVSGQIEGTSLAFVHVRKLSLAQGRSFTHYEVDKRMNVAVLGSDAARNIFGPDASRAVGETIMIKQLPFKVVGVLTNSNSNMSNSGQQVYVPITTGMERLGNMSIQQVNASATTEDRIDQASAEIRQVLRARHELKPSEGDDFQIMTQTEILKTVSGVDRVMNMLLIGVAAIALGVGGVGIMNIMLVSVTERTREIGIRKAIGAQRSDIMLQFVAEAVFLSLMGGLVGVMVGLGGAKLLEKFVQMPIVYSIEPVLYSFLCCMGVGVLFGVYPARKASKLRPIDALRYE; from the coding sequence ATGAAATTTCAGGAAATTATTCGTGTATCGCTCAATAGTTTGCGAACCAATATGCTGCGATCCTTGCTGACCATGGTGGGCATTATTATCGGAGTGGCCGCCGTGATTGCGATTGTAGCCATCGGTAAAGGATCAACCGCTACAATTACATCGCAGATCAATAGTATGGGAAATAATCTGCTGATGATCTATCCTTATGCTCCATATGATGGGTCCAGCTCCATGTCGTTCAATCAGACGAAAGGGATATCTCTGGAGGATATCGAGGCGCTAGAGCAGCAAAAAGCAGTCGCAGAGGTAGCACCAAGTGCGATGACCAGTGCAGATATTACGTGGAGTCGCAATAAGGTCAGCGGGCAAATTGAGGGGACTTCGCTGGCATTTGTCCATGTGAGAAAGCTGTCGCTAGCTCAGGGCAGGTCGTTTACTCACTATGAAGTGGATAAACGGATGAATGTGGCTGTGCTGGGGAGTGATGCAGCCCGTAATATTTTTGGCCCGGATGCCTCCAGGGCAGTCGGTGAGACCATCATGATCAAGCAGTTGCCTTTTAAGGTGGTTGGTGTGCTGACCAATTCCAATTCCAATATGAGCAACAGCGGGCAGCAGGTATATGTACCGATTACAACTGGAATGGAACGGCTGGGCAATATGAGCATTCAGCAGGTGAATGCCTCTGCAACAACGGAGGACAGGATTGATCAGGCAAGTGCTGAAATCCGGCAGGTGCTGCGTGCCAGACATGAGCTAAAGCCATCAGAGGGCGATGATTTTCAAATCATGACCCAGACGGAAATCTTAAAAACAGTGTCTGGGGTTGACCGGGTTATGAATATGCTGCTGATCGGTGTAGCTGCAATTGCGCTCGGTGTTGGCGGTGTTGGTATTATGAATATTATGCTGGTGTCCGTCACGGAGCGTACGAGGGAGATCGGAATTCGCAAAGCGATTGGTGCGCAGCGCAGTGATATTATGCTGCAGTTTGTGGCTGAGGCTGTTTTTCTTAGTCTAATGGGTGGACTAGTCGGTGTAATGGTGGGTCTTGGGGGTGCAAAGCTGCTTGAGAAATTCGTCCAAATGCCGATTGTGTATTCGATAGAGCCAGTGTTGTACTCTTTTCTGTGCTGCATGGGAGTCGGCGTACTGTTTGGAGTATATCCGGCGCGCAAGGCTTCGAAGCTGCGTCCGATTGATGCTTTAAGATACGAATAG
- a CDS encoding ABC transporter ATP-binding protein: MRYVIQIEGLKKVYHVGDQEIHALREVQLDIADGDFVAIMGPSGSGKSTMMNVIGCLDLPTSGQFYLDGYSILDAREDELAIIRNQKIGFVFQKFHLLPRSTALENVELPMIYAGVSAKERRLRAMDALTSVGLGDRMNNRPNELSGGQQQRVSIARALVNNPVILLADEPTGALDSKTSVEIMGIFQRLNDQGKTVVLVTHDQEVAEYAKRLIHFRDGRIEKDQPVEKRRMAAEEVKA, translated from the coding sequence ATGAGATATGTTATTCAGATTGAGGGTTTGAAAAAAGTGTACCATGTCGGAGATCAGGAAATTCATGCTCTGCGTGAGGTTCAACTTGATATTGCTGACGGTGATTTTGTTGCGATTATGGGACCGTCTGGTTCAGGCAAGTCCACGATGATGAATGTTATCGGCTGTCTGGATTTACCTACGTCAGGACAATTTTATTTGGATGGATATTCGATCTTAGATGCCCGCGAGGATGAACTGGCTATTATACGTAATCAGAAAATCGGATTTGTATTTCAAAAATTCCATTTGCTTCCGCGATCAACAGCTTTGGAGAATGTGGAACTGCCTATGATCTATGCGGGAGTTTCTGCCAAGGAGCGTCGTTTGCGGGCCATGGATGCCCTCACAAGTGTAGGTCTAGGCGACCGGATGAACAACAGGCCAAACGAATTGTCAGGCGGTCAACAGCAACGGGTATCCATTGCGCGTGCACTTGTGAACAATCCGGTTATTCTCTTGGCGGATGAACCGACAGGAGCTTTGGACTCCAAAACAAGTGTGGAAATCATGGGGATTTTTCAGCGTCTGAACGATCAGGGGAAAACGGTTGTACTGGTTACTCATGATCAGGAGGTTGCGGAATACGCCAAGCGTCTGATTCATTTTCGAGATGGGCGGATTGAAAAGGATCAGCCTGTTGAGAAACGAAGAATGGCGGCAGAGGAAGTGAAGGCATGA
- a CDS encoding efflux RND transporter periplasmic adaptor subunit has protein sequence MAETVLNDALIKLRRKRRKKWIWTAIVLLIVGGGGAAVYLNMPKEQAAPIVQDETFKVERGDVSEKLDTSGTVQASKEVKLNFTSAGDNKLAAVNVKAGDKVKKGQVLALLDSSEIKMQIQSASDSLEISKSKLAELEKGPKAEDIEIQKTNVLRAKMAVDTAQESFELEEAESQKKASKKQLEQARKAYEDQKFLHDAGAVSNSELEQAEQALDKAQTDYDNLDLQFRKIMSQKRRTISEAEIGYRAAMAELHKTQVPADASSIQSSRIEVRRLATELEQKKNELNKLQVTAPWDGVILKVNGDVGTSPTAPFIVMNNSDSNDLKVVVKVSQTDIVKVKKGLTAVLTTNAYPGESFPGKVQFVSPEASTDEGMTTYLMEMSVHDPKGKLKTGMIMNVAVILGVHKNVLFVPATALRSEGGQDGVYVSANAANPGARTFKPVELGFYTPDRVELKSGVKEGDTIVVPAPEPPPDPSAMGGMQGGF, from the coding sequence TTGGCAGAAACGGTTTTAAATGATGCTTTAATCAAGCTACGGAGAAAACGGAGAAAAAAGTGGATCTGGACTGCGATTGTTTTGCTGATTGTAGGCGGAGGCGGAGCAGCAGTATATCTGAATATGCCCAAAGAGCAGGCAGCACCTATAGTTCAGGACGAGACGTTTAAAGTAGAGCGCGGCGATGTGAGCGAGAAGCTGGACACGTCCGGCACCGTGCAAGCATCCAAGGAAGTGAAGCTGAACTTTACGAGTGCAGGCGATAACAAGCTGGCTGCGGTGAACGTGAAAGCCGGGGACAAGGTCAAAAAAGGGCAAGTGCTGGCGCTTCTGGACAGTTCAGAAATTAAAATGCAAATACAAAGTGCGTCTGATTCTTTGGAGATATCGAAATCCAAGCTGGCTGAATTGGAGAAGGGTCCGAAGGCGGAGGATATTGAAATTCAGAAAACAAATGTACTTCGGGCCAAAATGGCTGTCGATACAGCGCAAGAATCATTTGAGCTGGAAGAAGCCGAGAGTCAGAAGAAAGCTTCCAAAAAGCAGTTGGAGCAGGCACGGAAGGCATATGAAGACCAAAAATTTTTACACGATGCCGGGGCAGTATCCAATAGTGAATTGGAGCAGGCTGAGCAAGCATTGGATAAAGCACAAACGGACTATGATAATCTAGATTTACAGTTCCGCAAAATTATGTCGCAAAAACGTCGCACCATTTCAGAGGCTGAAATTGGCTACCGTGCTGCAATGGCTGAGCTTCACAAGACTCAGGTTCCGGCTGATGCATCGAGTATTCAATCCTCACGGATAGAGGTTCGAAGACTGGCAACTGAGTTGGAGCAGAAAAAAAATGAGTTAAACAAGCTTCAGGTCACGGCGCCGTGGGACGGAGTGATTTTAAAGGTGAACGGGGATGTAGGGACCAGTCCGACGGCTCCATTTATTGTAATGAATAACTCGGATTCCAACGACCTTAAGGTAGTTGTGAAGGTAAGTCAGACCGACATTGTCAAGGTCAAAAAGGGGCTTACGGCTGTGTTGACGACCAATGCATATCCGGGTGAATCGTTTCCAGGCAAGGTGCAATTTGTCTCACCGGAAGCCTCTACGGATGAAGGGATGACGACGTATTTGATGGAGATGTCTGTACATGACCCGAAAGGTAAGCTAAAAACAGGCATGATTATGAATGTGGCCGTTATTTTGGGAGTACACAAAAATGTACTGTTCGTTCCTGCGACTGCACTGAGATCCGAAGGAGGCCAGGATGGCGTGTATGTTTCTGCTAACGCTGCGAATCCCGGGGCACGCACATTTAAGCCCGTAGAACTCGGATTTTACACGCCAGACCGAGTAGAGCTTAAATCCGGTGTAAAGGAGGGGGACACGATTGTTGTGCCTGCTCCTGAACCTCCGCCAGATCCTTCCGCAATGGGCGGCATGCAGGGGGGCTTTTAA
- a CDS encoding TolC family protein — protein sequence MKQKAAAVLLVLSFSTGLVTTVQADSPSGSMSANMSVNSSAAATSKTSSVTGQALPPLTLKQAVEWAQTNSYNTRTAERDVERRRLELKNAEKELGNSPIDYIDNEYVDNETSWRNYSSSTLSYLASKKQAQYAKDQIYFNVMKSYQSVFVAENQVKNDLEALEIAQAEEKIALAKFARGKLSEYAKNESTQARVQAEQAVEQGKIALQKSRDALNFLMGQPNGTAYEMVDRPVYKEPKKLDIELHIQQLTDMNPNLWKLEDSIKTSELNVRYFDFNNGAGAYDLAKMDVDTAKEELAKGQKDFAESLRNLYATVKENQKKYVQLEESLRTAKEALELSHKKWVRGLIIEMELKNNQLKVNQIERQMEELAIELDQNEYTLNKPWST from the coding sequence ATGAAGCAAAAAGCGGCTGCCGTGCTGCTTGTATTGTCCTTTTCTACAGGTTTGGTCACCACTGTACAGGCTGACAGTCCATCAGGAAGCATGTCAGCAAATATGTCAGTTAATTCATCTGCTGCAGCTACGTCAAAGACATCATCCGTAACGGGACAGGCTCTACCTCCATTAACGCTTAAGCAGGCAGTGGAATGGGCACAGACGAACAGCTACAATACGCGTACCGCCGAGCGGGATGTAGAGCGCCGTAGACTTGAATTGAAAAATGCCGAAAAGGAGCTGGGTAATTCACCTATCGATTATATAGACAATGAGTATGTTGATAATGAAACGTCCTGGAGGAATTACAGTTCCTCGACACTATCCTATCTAGCCAGCAAAAAGCAAGCGCAATATGCCAAAGACCAGATTTATTTTAATGTAATGAAAAGCTACCAAAGTGTGTTTGTAGCAGAGAATCAGGTGAAAAATGATCTGGAGGCGCTTGAAATCGCCCAAGCGGAGGAAAAGATTGCACTTGCCAAATTTGCGCGAGGCAAGCTGTCTGAATATGCGAAAAACGAGAGTACACAGGCCAGAGTCCAGGCGGAGCAAGCGGTCGAGCAGGGAAAAATTGCGTTGCAAAAATCCAGGGATGCTCTGAACTTCCTTATGGGACAGCCTAACGGAACAGCCTATGAAATGGTGGATCGACCCGTGTACAAGGAACCGAAGAAGCTGGATATTGAATTACATATACAACAGCTGACAGACATGAATCCGAATTTATGGAAGCTGGAGGATAGTATCAAAACTTCGGAACTCAATGTGAGATATTTTGATTTTAATAACGGTGCAGGTGCTTACGATCTAGCTAAAATGGATGTTGATACAGCTAAGGAGGAGCTCGCCAAAGGTCAAAAGGATTTTGCTGAATCACTCCGCAATTTGTATGCCACGGTTAAGGAAAACCAAAAGAAATACGTACAACTGGAAGAAAGCTTGCGTACAGCAAAAGAAGCCTTGGAGTTATCACACAAAAAGTGGGTCAGAGGTCTAATTATTGAGATGGAATTGAAAAACAACCAGTTGAAAGTAAACCAGATTGAACGGCAAATGGAAGAGCTGGCGATCGAGTTGGATCAAAATGAGTATACGTTGAACAAGCCATGGAGCACATAG
- a CDS encoding MGMT family protein: MQPFTARVLQIILLIPEGKVMTYGQIAAEAGSPRGARQVVRILHTLSQKHRLPWHRVVNRLGEIALQEDESASLQRLYLEEEGIQFNANGRIPLDQYLYHPQTEMEE; the protein is encoded by the coding sequence ATGCAGCCTTTCACTGCCCGAGTGCTTCAGATTATATTGCTGATCCCTGAGGGAAAAGTAATGACTTATGGTCAAATTGCGGCAGAGGCCGGAAGCCCAAGAGGTGCTAGACAGGTGGTGCGAATTTTGCATACACTGAGCCAAAAACATCGACTTCCATGGCATAGAGTAGTCAACCGCTTGGGCGAGATTGCTTTGCAGGAGGATGAGTCCGCATCCCTGCAGCGCCTGTACTTGGAAGAAGAGGGCATACAGTTTAATGCAAACGGACGTATCCCGCTGGATCAATATCTATATCATCCGCAGACGGAGATGGAAGAATAG
- a CDS encoding rhamnogalacturonan acetylesterase yields the protein MKWKKGLTGMLLAAFLCGAPGLGIATPAHASTGEYKFDFGGGTVETGYTGVSASVSYDSARGYGFRTPENMRNVSASGTGVASDAVRFLATGTKSENTFDVDLPPGLYEVSVTLGNTSRSSVAAEGVYQVINMTGNGAKDRFQIPVTDGQLNLLVTEGKEGAVFTLSALEIRQLSSNPVTNRTIYIGGDSTVCNYYPLDSSVQAGWGQLLPEFVNTNTFQIRNMASGGQIARGFHHDGQLEAIVQYIKPGDYFILQLGINDTNPKHNESEAEFKDWMRDMIRQVKAKGATVILSTPQGRATDFNANNVHNAENRWYRSAILALAQEEQTPLVDLNVLSSAYFTSIGKDATLALYMNGDTLHPNFAGARELARLVAQDLKRQGLSGF from the coding sequence ATGAAGTGGAAAAAAGGATTGACTGGTATGCTTTTAGCAGCCTTTTTATGTGGTGCGCCGGGGCTGGGTATAGCTACCCCGGCACATGCATCAACTGGCGAGTACAAGTTTGATTTTGGCGGGGGTACGGTCGAAACGGGGTATACCGGAGTGAGCGCTTCGGTGTCCTATGACTCAGCACGTGGCTATGGCTTTCGTACCCCTGAGAATATGCGTAATGTCAGTGCATCGGGGACTGGGGTGGCAAGTGATGCGGTACGATTCTTGGCTACAGGTACGAAAAGCGAGAATACTTTCGACGTCGATCTTCCTCCAGGTTTGTATGAGGTGTCGGTTACTTTAGGAAATACTTCTCGTTCGAGTGTTGCGGCCGAAGGGGTGTATCAGGTCATAAATATGACGGGAAATGGGGCTAAGGATCGTTTTCAAATTCCAGTGACAGACGGACAATTAAATCTGCTAGTTACTGAAGGCAAAGAGGGCGCAGTCTTCACACTCAGTGCACTGGAAATCAGGCAATTGTCTAGCAATCCAGTTACGAATCGCACGATTTATATCGGCGGGGATTCTACGGTATGTAACTATTATCCGCTAGATAGCAGTGTGCAGGCAGGATGGGGTCAACTGCTGCCAGAGTTTGTAAACACGAATACTTTTCAAATTCGCAATATGGCGTCAGGGGGCCAGATTGCTAGAGGCTTCCATCACGATGGTCAGTTAGAGGCGATCGTTCAATATATCAAGCCAGGGGATTATTTTATTCTCCAATTAGGCATTAATGACACCAATCCAAAGCATAACGAAAGCGAAGCGGAGTTTAAGGATTGGATGCGGGATATGATTCGGCAGGTGAAGGCTAAGGGGGCGACGGTAATTCTGTCAACACCGCAAGGCCGAGCCACTGACTTTAATGCTAACAATGTACACAACGCTGAAAACAGATGGTATAGAAGCGCTATTTTGGCACTGGCTCAAGAGGAACAAACGCCTTTAGTCGATCTGAATGTTCTTAGTTCAGCTTATTTCACCTCTATTGGCAAAGATGCTACGCTGGCTTTGTATATGAACGGTGATACACTACATCCAAACTTTGCGGGTGCAAGGGAACTGGCGCGATTGGTAGCACAGGATTTAAAAAGACAGGGCCTGAGTGGATTCTAA
- a CDS encoding CHRD domain-containing protein: protein MSNKFRATLRGANEVPPVRTNATGTAEFRYRPASQQLSFELTVRNISRVTEAHIHLGRRGENGPVVATLFGPSKFGITVRRGVVTGVLRAIDLTGPLRGRTINDLVCQIREGNAYVNVHTIRHPNGAIRGQIRRAPIKRCK, encoded by the coding sequence ATGTCCAATAAGTTTAGAGCCACGTTGAGGGGGGCTAATGAAGTGCCTCCTGTCAGAACGAATGCGACAGGAACTGCGGAATTTCGTTACCGTCCAGCGAGCCAGCAATTAAGCTTTGAGCTGACGGTTCGCAATATTTCACGGGTAACTGAAGCGCACATTCATCTGGGACGAAGAGGTGAAAATGGTCCTGTTGTTGCTACACTGTTTGGCCCTTCGAAGTTTGGGATTACCGTAAGAAGAGGTGTCGTTACCGGCGTGCTGCGTGCAATTGATCTTACCGGTCCACTCAGAGGCAGAACCATTAATGATTTGGTATGCCAAATTAGAGAGGGCAATGCCTACGTCAACGTCCACACGATCCGTCATCCGAACGGTGCCATTCGTGGGCAAATCAGACGCGCACCTATCAAACGTTGCAAATAA